GAAGTGTTCAGCAACATGAATGTACAACAGAATATCGATTACATTTACAACCAGCGGTCTAGTGATCTAAGTGTTGTGACTACTACGAACGGTCCCCTCAGTTTTGTTGGTAAGTCCAAATTCATGTTTAATTATCGGATTAAATGTTTTCAAAACATATACTCATGATATGCTATTATTGGCATCCAATGGTAGAGAGAATATATGCATGTTTCACGTcaaattaagattaaaatttctcttaattttGTCCGATTTTAAAATTGTCTCTGGAACTATAAGatcttaattttagaattcaagtcaaatctaattaataattagaatattttttttctgagACCTAATTCACTCTTAACTACACAActataaatttaacttttagaTTTTGATACGATAGCTAAATATTTAGTACTGGAAGTTGAGATCTCGAATTTGAGatcacttttttttaaaatataataatttatttttactttatgaaaAGAGTTTTATCGTTTCTTTTAACCTAACAAAGTAATATGCTAGCCATATTTAAGattaaataaagagaaaagaaaaaactaaaagttGTTTCAAACGAAATCTGGCAGGAGAATGGAGTGGAGAATGGGGAGTAAATGGAGCATCAATAGAAGACTACCAAAGGTTTGGTAAAGCTCAACTAGAAGTTTATGGGCGGGCCACTTTTGGATGGGCATATTGGGCGTATAAGTGTGCCGAGGACCACTGGAGCCTCAAATGGATGATTGAGCATAATTATATAAACCTCTAGATTTTTATCATAATGGCCGTCTAGTACCAATTAATTAGTGgctttgttatttcttttgagAGAAAGTGTACTTCATGGAAAAACGGAATAAGGTTCAGTTTGTCCCCTAAACTTATTGCTCAAGTTCAATCTTAGCCTTTTCTGATTAATTTAGCACATAATTATATTGCCTcatttaagttttcttttattcaaattatgGCGCGTATATTGcacttctaaaaataatatctttcaATTGTGTCATTAAACTCctccttatttttaattttttttaaagaaactaaaattatcATTTCAACCTTAcaatacttaaaatatatatatatatatatatatatatcttaattttgagacataatttttttgatatgtcTCACTATATTTTGACATATGTCTtgttatgtatatttattcttgatatatagattcaaatttatatacaaatttttataatttatattagatTATTGATCAATAAGCtacatttaaattaaaagataattctaactttagaaaatatatttttattatatttttgatattatattaattaacaaatgaattttttagttaaacaATGATCTTAATACTAGAATATGAcattttgaattatattattattaactaatacGTTAATTTCtagttatataataacttataattctaaaaaaatagtaatattaattatatttataatattaatagttaattaataaatatttttaaaataatttttatattatcgcactaataaaattttaaaatattagtaattaaaaatgtacttaaatatttaatttattattacttttcagaatattataaataatattaaatcttatttataaatttaattatattaacatttgtaattaaaataattataataattatacaatacacatacaaataattagtattttgtaaattataaattattaaaagtgaCTGTTGCTCACCTCAATACTTTAACCACCACCTTATCATCACACAGTGAACTACTGTATTCAAAATTCTCAACTTATCAAACATATAGAGTTATCACCAgtacaataatttaaaacttaccaaatatgaacaaataaaTAGTAGTAATAATTTGCAGCATTTTTACTACCTCTAAGAATTTTATCAGCACgctttaaattagttttaaataataataataataataataataataataataataataataataataataataaataatgatatcTATTTCAACTTTCAAATGAATCcttgaaaaagagaaagaaaagtaaaccaaaaaaatccaattaactaTCCTGTTATATTGACACTAAAGAATGGTAGTATATAGAAGTTGAATATTTACAACTCTTAGcattttagaataataaattatatttggttgaaacctataaaattaataaatt
The sequence above is drawn from the Ricinus communis isolate WT05 ecotype wild-type chromosome 7, ASM1957865v1, whole genome shotgun sequence genome and encodes:
- the LOC8270690 gene encoding uncharacterized protein LOC8270690 → MAPGVDLDTLIKYYEAGYNAVRKHTKDAYVILSNRLGDADAKELLSFASSLNQVAIDVHYYSLFTEVFSNMNVQQNIDYIYNQRSSDLSVVTTTNGPLSFVGEWSGEWGVNGASIEDYQRFGKAQLEVYGRATFGWAYWAYKCAEDHWSLKWMIEHNYINL